One window from the genome of Rhodococcus sp. ABRD24 encodes:
- a CDS encoding SdpI family protein: MAGASELLELTITMTSTTLIAAGVAGLMPHLVGDEPNPVVGIRTKATQSSPEGWQLAHRVAQPILHRTVWTAVAGLCLQIGLGVVTGFGSVVSAVAAVVVCATAFIVLIYAGFKGNAAAKALERYPGNSFGS; encoded by the coding sequence TTGGCGGGCGCATCCGAATTGCTGGAGCTGACGATCACGATGACATCGACGACGCTCATTGCCGCGGGTGTTGCTGGGCTCATGCCGCACCTCGTCGGAGACGAACCGAATCCCGTTGTGGGTATTCGGACGAAAGCAACGCAGTCGAGCCCCGAAGGGTGGCAGCTGGCTCATCGGGTTGCGCAGCCGATCCTGCACCGTACTGTGTGGACAGCCGTTGCAGGGCTGTGCCTTCAGATCGGCCTCGGCGTCGTGACAGGTTTCGGGTCTGTGGTGTCGGCTGTTGCTGCAGTGGTCGTATGTGCGACGGCGTTCATTGTCCTGATCTATGCGGGGTTCAAGGGCAACGCCGCAGCGAAGGCCTTGGAGCGTTACCCCGGCAACTCCTTCGGATCCTGA
- a CDS encoding GNAT family protein: MSAQVDSLIGHRVALRRATAEDAPRFREIMATPEVDRWWAGGWPSLEDDLAGAEHTSFAIEADGTVVGMIQWYEETSPTVRYAGLDMFLHPDHHRRGYGSDAIRTLIVWLFDDVGHHRIIIDPALENRAAIACYESVGFRAVGTMRQYETISGGGRRDALFMELVAPDFVRGPSLT, encoded by the coding sequence ATGTCGGCGCAGGTCGATTCTTTGATCGGTCATCGCGTGGCTCTTCGGCGCGCCACAGCTGAAGATGCGCCACGGTTCCGCGAGATCATGGCGACCCCTGAAGTTGACCGCTGGTGGGCGGGAGGGTGGCCCTCTCTGGAGGATGACCTCGCCGGCGCTGAGCACACGAGCTTCGCGATCGAAGCCGATGGAACCGTCGTCGGAATGATCCAATGGTACGAAGAAACCTCACCGACGGTGAGGTACGCAGGACTCGACATGTTCCTGCATCCCGACCATCACCGCCGGGGGTACGGGAGCGATGCCATCCGAACCCTGATCGTCTGGCTGTTCGACGACGTCGGCCACCATCGCATCATCATCGATCCCGCGCTCGAGAACCGTGCCGCGATTGCCTGTTATGAATCAGTCGGATTTCGCGCCGTCGGCACCATGCGACAGTACGAGACCATCTCAGGCGGCGGTCGCCGAGATGCACTGTTCATGGAACTTGTAGCTCCGGATTTTGTTCGTGGGCCCTCACTGACCTAG
- a CDS encoding erythromycin esterase family protein — protein MITTGATHVLKNESGRVFQNRREAGQVLGELLSAYRDKDDVVVLGLARGGVPVAWEVAAALGVPLDTFIVRKLGVPGREEFAMGALASGGSIVLNDDILRELDISPEELQNVVEREARELERRESAYRGGREPIDVTGKTTIVVDDGLATGASMFAVIDALQQQDPAQIVVAVPAAPESTCRELQTMVDDVVCATMPFPFRAVGESFWDFRQVTDDEVRTLLRTSPAGHSATTTRAQQFVHTTETVSRASRNTAAGIPHRDDLRDLVGDARIVLIGESSHGTHEFYAARAEITRTLVEEMGFTAVAAEADWPDAYRVNRYVQHQGTDTSAEESLRGFERFPAWMWRNTVMLDFVSWLREHNARCTAAGSTAGFYGLDLYSLHRSMHEVIEYLDRVDPQAADRARRRYACFDRVPRTDGQAYGFAAAFGAGESCETEVVDQLMELQRHSIDYIREDGMTVEDEQFYAERNAWSVRNAEEYYRAMFRGHVSSWNLRDLHMADTLDALIAHLDRHGDNSSRVVVWAHNSHVGDAHATEAGAHGELTLGYLVRERHPERCRLIGLTTHHGTVTAASKWGGIAERKVVRPALSGSVEELFHEVGKESFLIRTTDDDAVADALRIARLERAIGVIYLPETERRSHYFHTRLADQFDAVIHIDDTRALEPLEYSSVWVDGERPETYPTAL, from the coding sequence ATGATCACAACTGGTGCGACACATGTCCTGAAGAACGAATCAGGACGAGTTTTCCAGAACCGCAGGGAAGCCGGCCAAGTGCTCGGCGAACTCCTGTCTGCCTACCGTGACAAGGACGATGTGGTTGTACTCGGTCTCGCACGCGGAGGTGTGCCTGTCGCATGGGAAGTCGCTGCCGCCCTCGGTGTGCCCTTGGACACCTTCATTGTTCGTAAGCTCGGAGTCCCCGGCCGCGAGGAGTTCGCCATGGGCGCTCTCGCCAGCGGCGGGTCGATCGTTCTCAACGACGACATTCTGCGTGAGCTCGACATCAGTCCGGAGGAATTGCAAAACGTCGTCGAACGCGAAGCACGAGAACTCGAGCGCCGGGAGTCGGCCTATCGGGGCGGCAGAGAGCCAATCGACGTCACCGGGAAGACCACGATAGTTGTCGATGACGGCCTTGCCACCGGGGCCAGTATGTTCGCCGTCATCGATGCCCTTCAACAACAGGATCCTGCGCAGATCGTCGTCGCCGTTCCGGCAGCGCCCGAATCGACCTGCCGCGAACTGCAAACGATGGTCGACGATGTCGTCTGTGCGACCATGCCCTTCCCGTTCCGCGCGGTCGGGGAGTCGTTCTGGGACTTCCGGCAGGTTACGGACGACGAAGTGCGGACCCTGCTGCGCACATCGCCCGCCGGGCACAGTGCAACTACCACCAGGGCACAGCAGTTTGTCCACACGACAGAGACGGTCAGCCGCGCCAGCAGAAACACCGCCGCTGGAATACCTCACCGCGACGATCTCCGCGACCTCGTGGGCGATGCGCGGATCGTCTTGATCGGGGAAAGCTCACATGGAACGCACGAGTTCTACGCTGCGCGTGCGGAAATCACTCGCACTCTGGTCGAGGAGATGGGCTTCACTGCGGTAGCGGCAGAGGCTGATTGGCCTGATGCCTACCGTGTCAACCGGTACGTCCAGCATCAGGGGACGGACACCTCCGCAGAGGAGTCGCTACGTGGTTTCGAGCGTTTCCCGGCCTGGATGTGGCGGAACACGGTCATGCTCGACTTCGTGTCCTGGCTCAGGGAACACAACGCCCGCTGCACCGCGGCGGGTTCCACCGCCGGATTCTACGGACTCGACCTGTACAGCCTGCACCGGTCGATGCATGAAGTCATCGAGTACCTGGATCGGGTGGACCCACAGGCGGCCGATAGGGCGCGTAGACGATACGCATGCTTCGATCGGGTCCCGAGAACTGACGGTCAGGCATACGGGTTCGCAGCCGCCTTCGGGGCAGGGGAATCCTGTGAGACGGAGGTCGTCGACCAGTTGATGGAGTTGCAGCGTCATTCCATCGACTACATAAGAGAAGACGGGATGACCGTCGAGGATGAACAGTTCTATGCCGAACGCAATGCCTGGAGTGTCCGCAATGCTGAGGAGTACTACCGAGCGATGTTCCGTGGGCACGTATCGTCGTGGAACCTCCGCGACCTGCATATGGCCGATACCCTCGACGCTCTGATCGCCCATCTCGACCGCCACGGCGACAACTCGTCCCGAGTGGTGGTGTGGGCCCACAATTCCCACGTCGGTGACGCGCACGCCACCGAAGCGGGTGCCCACGGAGAACTCACCCTCGGGTACCTGGTCCGTGAACGACATCCAGAGCGGTGCCGACTCATCGGCCTCACCACGCATCACGGAACGGTCACTGCCGCAAGTAAATGGGGAGGCATCGCCGAACGCAAGGTCGTTCGCCCCGCGCTTTCCGGCAGCGTCGAGGAACTCTTCCACGAGGTCGGAAAGGAATCGTTCCTCATTCGCACCACGGATGACGACGCTGTGGCCGACGCCCTTCGGATCGCACGGTTGGAGCGAGCGATCGGTGTCATCTATCTTCCTGAAACCGAACGGCGCAGCCACTACTTTCACACACGACTGGCCGACCAGTTCGACGCCGTCATTCACATCGACGACACACGCGCGCTCGAACCTCTCGAATACTCGAGCGTGTGGGTTGACGGCGAACGACCGGAAACCTATCCCACAGCACTGTGA
- the ftsW gene encoding putative lipid II flippase FtsW, with product MPISTGAVRTVPAAPGMRLEVWMSRPLFDFHLILGVTALLVAIGLTMVLSSSSVVSFVSSGSPYARFIPQCIYAALGVIVFIAIVRVRTSTIRAAAPWLLGLSLAMLVLVLIPGIGVEQMGARSWFVIGPLSFQPSELAKVALVVWCAHLIAAHASSRGGVGTALKPLAVIGVLVLALVVLQRDLGTMITIGTILMAVLWFGKFQAPYVAAITLTGIVVSVILGLTAGYRSDRIKAFMNPDLDPLGLNYQSTQAKYALANGGLFGKGLGQSDAKWSYLPQSHNDFIFAVIGEELGLIGAGMILALFGIVLLVGLRIADRSADPFLRMLSATATTWIVLQAFINVAYVVGLIPVTGLQLPLISAGGTSMLTTMMMFGVIAHVALREPEALSSLSSGGSSWLTRVFGSPAVESPPTARSRDRTVPTRRQKSAQAQDREPRRREPSDPGRPAYDPGVAARRQRRSQR from the coding sequence GTGCCGATTTCGACCGGCGCCGTTCGGACGGTCCCGGCCGCGCCGGGCATGCGGCTCGAGGTGTGGATGTCGAGGCCTCTGTTCGACTTCCATCTGATACTCGGCGTGACCGCCTTGCTGGTTGCGATCGGCCTGACAATGGTGTTGTCATCGTCCAGCGTTGTGTCCTTCGTGTCGTCCGGGTCTCCCTACGCGCGCTTCATCCCTCAGTGCATCTATGCGGCGCTGGGAGTGATCGTATTCATCGCTATCGTGCGCGTCCGGACATCGACCATCCGCGCCGCCGCCCCCTGGCTACTCGGATTGTCGCTGGCGATGCTGGTTCTGGTCCTCATACCGGGTATCGGCGTCGAGCAGATGGGTGCGCGCAGCTGGTTCGTGATCGGACCGCTCTCGTTCCAGCCGTCAGAGCTGGCCAAAGTGGCGTTGGTTGTCTGGTGCGCGCATCTCATTGCAGCACACGCCTCTTCGAGGGGAGGGGTAGGCACTGCGCTCAAACCGTTGGCCGTGATCGGGGTGTTGGTTCTCGCGCTCGTGGTCCTCCAGCGTGATCTCGGCACCATGATCACGATCGGCACCATCTTGATGGCGGTGCTCTGGTTCGGGAAGTTCCAGGCGCCATATGTCGCGGCAATTACCCTGACCGGCATAGTAGTTTCGGTGATCCTCGGTCTCACCGCAGGCTATCGCTCGGACCGCATCAAAGCGTTCATGAACCCCGACCTCGACCCACTCGGCCTGAACTACCAGAGTACGCAGGCGAAGTACGCGCTCGCGAACGGCGGACTCTTCGGGAAAGGGCTCGGTCAGTCCGATGCGAAGTGGAGCTATCTTCCTCAGTCGCATAACGACTTCATCTTCGCGGTCATCGGAGAAGAACTCGGCTTGATCGGCGCGGGGATGATCCTCGCCCTGTTCGGCATTGTGCTTCTGGTCGGGCTTCGGATCGCGGACCGATCGGCGGATCCATTCCTACGCATGCTGTCCGCGACAGCAACGACATGGATTGTGCTGCAGGCCTTCATCAACGTGGCCTACGTCGTCGGCCTCATTCCGGTGACCGGGCTGCAACTGCCGCTCATATCCGCAGGCGGCACATCCATGCTCACGACGATGATGATGTTCGGCGTCATCGCCCACGTTGCCCTCCGTGAGCCCGAGGCGCTGTCTTCCCTGAGTTCCGGTGGCAGTAGCTGGCTCACAAGGGTATTCGGAAGCCCAGCAGTGGAGTCGCCACCGACGGCCCGGAGCCGAGATCGCACAGTTCCAACCAGGAGGCAGAAGTCTGCGCAGGCGCAAGACCGTGAGCCCCGGCGCCGAGAACCGTCGGATCCCGGGCGGCCGGCCTACGACCCGGGAGTGGCAGCGCGCCGGCAGCGCAGAAGCCAACGATGA
- a CDS encoding adenosylcobalamin-dependent ribonucleoside-diphosphate reductase, protein MSDVPELTASACAMLEGRYLRRDSDGGVTGTVTDLFDEVGAFVARAEDRYRPGSSKYWARQFSTVMRQLAFLPNSPTLMNAGTRVGVLSGCFVLPVEDSLSSIFTTLTQTALLHQAGAGTGFTFGHLRPAGDRVDSTDGTASGPVSFLRLFDTAVDVVERSGRRRGACMGALDVSHPDILEFIASKASTPGALPHFALSVGVTDAFLRSVEAGGSQTLINPRTGAIVDRIPASEIFDAICEAAHHCGDPGMLFLDTINRAHPLSDRIEATNPCGEVPLLPYESCNLGSVNLAACVRGHRIDWQRITDTVRVGVRFLDDVIDMSRYPFDELDRAARRTRKIGLGFMGLAEVLAVLGIPYDSTRAVRLTEDIARHIGRTAHDASAELATTRGTYPAATQVSDSATRNRRNLQVTSVAPTGSISLLAGTSAGLEPFTTIGGRRRILGREVVEIERAFTSAARDRGCYRDDVVAAVLETGSVRSNPQVPADIRAIFPTAVEVAPEWHVRMQTAVQRHVDAAVSKTVLLPETASVAVVREVFLDAWRAGAKGITVFRTGSVGDATGRPRDDHVACASCS, encoded by the coding sequence ATGAGCGACGTCCCAGAGTTGACCGCGTCAGCGTGTGCAATGCTCGAGGGTCGATACCTGCGCCGCGACTCCGACGGTGGAGTCACCGGAACAGTCACGGACTTGTTCGACGAGGTCGGGGCATTCGTAGCGCGGGCCGAAGATCGGTATCGCCCGGGCTCGTCGAAGTACTGGGCACGACAGTTCTCGACGGTCATGCGACAACTGGCCTTCCTACCGAACTCACCGACACTGATGAACGCCGGCACACGCGTCGGCGTTCTTTCCGGTTGTTTCGTTCTGCCGGTAGAGGATTCGTTGTCGTCGATCTTCACAACGCTGACGCAGACCGCGCTGCTGCACCAGGCCGGCGCCGGTACCGGATTCACCTTCGGGCACTTGAGACCGGCAGGCGACCGCGTGGACAGCACCGACGGCACGGCCAGCGGCCCCGTGTCGTTCCTGAGGCTGTTCGACACCGCGGTCGACGTCGTCGAACGAAGCGGCCGGCGCCGGGGAGCGTGTATGGGCGCGCTCGACGTGTCCCATCCGGATATCCTCGAGTTCATCGCATCCAAAGCCTCGACGCCCGGAGCCCTGCCGCACTTCGCATTGTCGGTGGGCGTCACCGACGCATTCCTGCGATCCGTCGAGGCCGGTGGGTCCCAAACCCTGATCAATCCGCGGACCGGTGCCATCGTCGACCGGATCCCGGCGTCCGAGATTTTCGACGCAATCTGCGAGGCCGCGCACCACTGCGGCGACCCCGGGATGCTGTTCCTCGACACCATCAATCGGGCGCACCCGCTCTCTGATCGGATCGAGGCGACCAACCCGTGCGGCGAAGTGCCGTTGCTACCGTACGAGTCCTGCAATTTGGGGTCGGTGAATCTCGCCGCGTGCGTGCGCGGGCACCGAATCGACTGGCAGCGCATCACCGATACCGTTCGGGTCGGTGTCCGGTTCCTCGACGACGTCATCGACATGAGCCGTTATCCGTTCGACGAACTGGACCGCGCTGCCAGACGCACCCGGAAGATCGGCCTCGGGTTCATGGGTCTGGCCGAAGTGCTTGCCGTGCTGGGAATCCCGTACGACAGCACTCGGGCGGTGCGCCTGACGGAGGATATCGCCCGACACATCGGCCGGACCGCGCACGACGCCTCCGCCGAACTGGCCACCACGCGCGGCACCTACCCGGCGGCGACGCAGGTGTCCGACTCCGCCACCCGGAACCGGCGGAACCTCCAGGTCACCTCGGTCGCTCCCACCGGAAGCATCTCACTGCTCGCGGGAACGAGCGCCGGCCTCGAACCGTTCACGACGATCGGCGGGCGACGACGGATCCTCGGGCGCGAGGTGGTCGAGATCGAGCGCGCGTTCACCTCCGCCGCCCGCGACCGCGGATGCTACCGTGACGACGTCGTCGCCGCGGTCCTCGAGACCGGTTCCGTGCGGTCGAATCCCCAGGTGCCGGCCGATATTCGGGCCATCTTCCCCACGGCTGTCGAGGTCGCCCCGGAGTGGCACGTCCGCATGCAGACCGCGGTCCAACGGCATGTGGACGCCGCGGTGTCGAAGACAGTGCTTCTGCCGGAGACGGCCTCCGTCGCGGTGGTGCGGGAGGTGTTCCTCGACGCGTGGCGGGCGGGCGCCAAGGGCATCACGGTGTTCCGGACCGGGAGCGTCGGCGATGCAACTGGGCGACCGCGGGACGATCACGTGGCCTGTGCGTCCTGCTCCTAG